The Chryseobacterium shigense genome segment CTGTTTTATCTCAATGCGAATGTTCCAGTAGTATCCAACTTATTGAAAAATTTTTCAAAGCTGAGTTTTATTTATCCGCCAATCAACGCAAAGTTTGCCACATTGATTTTGATAGGATTAGTCGCCATTGGAACAAAAGCCAAGAAAAAGAGAGACTTAAATATTGCGACAGAAATAGTAGTCCCTATGGTTGTGGGATTGCTGATGATTTTCTCTTCGTTGGTTTGGCAGAACGAGGCAGGAAATACAAAACTTCCAAAAATATTTCCAGGAATGAATCTGTATCAGATTATTTATGCGACACTTTCATTTTTAGGAGCGGTTATTCTTCAAATGGGAGCTGACAGTATTTCTAAACTGATGCAGCAAAAAATGGGAAAAGACCGATGGAATGTAGAAGAAGAATCGTTTGACCAAAATCAAGAATTGATAAAATCAGACACCAATATCAACATTCCTTATTTATTCAGATACAAAGGTAAAAGCAACAAAGGTTGGATTAATCTGAATCCTTTTCGAGGAACAATGGTGATTGGAACACCTGGCTCAGGAAAATCATTTGGTGTGATAAATCCCGCCATCCGGCAAATGATTGCGAAAGGTTTCTGTCTCTGCATTTATGATTTTAAATTTCCCGATTTAGCGCAAATTGCCTACTACCATTATTTACTAAAAAAAAGTAAAGAATCGGAGTACAATTACAGTTTTCATGTCATCAATCTGAATGAAGTAGAAAAATCAAGAAGAGTCAATCCGTTTCATAAAAAGTACATCCAAACTTTAGCAGAAGCACAGGAAATGGCAGAATCAATGGTTTCCTCATTGCAAAAAGGAGGTTCGAGTTCAGGGGGTGGTTCTGAAGCATTTTTCACCCAATCAGCCATCAATTTTCTGGCCTCCTGTATTTACTATTTTGCAAAATTAGAAAACGGAAAGTATTCAGACTTACCCCATATTCTTTCCTTTATGAATCGAAGCTATAAAGAAATCTTTGATACGCTGTTTACCAACGAAGAGATAGGTTCCTTGCTTTCTCCTTTCAAGACAGCGTATGATAACAAAGCTTTTGACCAATTGGAAGGACAAGTCGGAACATTAAAAATTTTCCTTTCAAGGCTAGCTACCAAAGAAAGCTTTTGGGTGTTTTCGGGAGATGAAGTTGAATTGAAAATGACCGACAGAGAAAATCCGTCCATCATTATTCTCGCTTCCGATCCCGGAACACAGGATATTAATTCGGCATTGTATTCTGCGGTTCTGAATAGAACGTTGCGTTTGGTCAATTCCAAACACAATTTGCCAGGAGGAATTATCGCAGACGAATTTCCGACGATTTATATCCATAAAATCGACAACGTGGTGGCAACCGCGAGAAGCAACAGGGTTGCTGTGTTGCTAGGTCTTCAGGAACTACCACAATTACGACAGTTCTATAAAAAAGAAGTCGCAGATACCATTTCTGCCATTGTTGGGAATATATTTTCGGGTTCAGCAAGAGATAAAAACACCTTGGAGTGGCTTGAAAAATTATTCGGTAAAATCAAGCAAAAGTCGTTTTCTCAATCCATATCGCAACAAGGAACAACAACCAGTATTAACGAAAAAATGGATTTTATGATCCCTGCAGGAAAAATAGCCGCATTAAGAACTGGTGAAATGGTGGGAATGATCGCACAAGGAGAAGAAA includes the following:
- a CDS encoding type IV secretion system DNA-binding domain-containing protein, which codes for MQEQQHQIKIYGFLQKAVYAVVALDCASLFYLNANVPVVSNLLKNFSKLSFIYPPINAKFATLILIGLVAIGTKAKKKRDLNIATEIVVPMVVGLLMIFSSLVWQNEAGNTKLPKIFPGMNLYQIIYATLSFLGAVILQMGADSISKLMQQKMGKDRWNVEEESFDQNQELIKSDTNINIPYLFRYKGKSNKGWINLNPFRGTMVIGTPGSGKSFGVINPAIRQMIAKGFCLCIYDFKFPDLAQIAYYHYLLKKSKESEYNYSFHVINLNEVEKSRRVNPFHKKYIQTLAEAQEMAESMVSSLQKGGSSSGGGSEAFFTQSAINFLASCIYYFAKLENGKYSDLPHILSFMNRSYKEIFDTLFTNEEIGSLLSPFKTAYDNKAFDQLEGQVGTLKIFLSRLATKESFWVFSGDEVELKMTDRENPSIIILASDPGTQDINSALYSAVLNRTLRLVNSKHNLPGGIIADEFPTIYIHKIDNVVATARSNRVAVLLGLQELPQLRQFYKKEVADTISAIVGNIFSGSARDKNTLEWLEKLFGKIKQKSFSQSISQQGTTTSINEKMDFMIPAGKIAALRTGEMVGMIAQGEENDTDEYKTSAVNGKINLDMKSIKQEEQNYIPMPNYYSFVDKAGNNRKEDVLMTNFRKINKEVELIINENIKIA